CTGGCAGTGGTTCGTGACGGCGACGGGCGTCCCACCGGTCATCCTGCCCGGCCCCGGCGACGTGGCCGCGGCGGGCCTCGCGGCGCGGGGCACCCTGCTCGCCGCCGCGGCGACGACGGCGCTGACCGCCGGCATCGGGCTGGTCGGCGGCGTCGTCGTCGGCCTCGCCCTCGCCTTCGCGATGGTCGGCTCCCGGACCGCCGCCGCCGTCGCCCACCCCTACCTGATCGCGCTCCGCATCGCCCCTCTGATCGCCATCGCGCCGCTCGTCTTCCTCTGGATCGGCGACGGCGTCCTCGCGCGGGCGACGCTCGTGACGACGATGACCGTCTTCCCCGTCGCTATCGCGTCGCTCGACGGCCTCCGGAGCGTGCCGGAGGAGTACACCGACCTCGCGCGCTCGGTTCGGGCGCCGCCGGCCCGCGTCTTCCTTCGTGTGCGCGTGCCCGCCGCGGCGCCGAGCGTCTTCGCAGGGATCAAACTCGCGGCGGCCCTCGCCGTCGTCGGCACTGTCGTCGCGGAATTTCTCACCCTCCAGTCCGGGCTCGGCTACCAGCTGTTCGACTCCGCGGAGTATCTCCGGACGGCCACCACGTTCGCGGCGCTGTTCGTCCTCACCGCCCTCGGGCTCGGCTTCTATCTCGTGCCCGCGGCGGTACAGCGGCGACTGGACTGGTATAGTAGCGATTGAAACTGTTTGCACAGCCGACCGTACGCAGTACTGTGATCGGCTGTGTACTGACTTTCAATCGCTGCTATAGCTACTGCCACGCCACCGCCCGGTAGCACAGGATCACGCCGCCGTAGAGCACGAGGCCCATGCAGAGCAAGACGGCGAGGGCGGCAAGCATCACGTCCACCTGCACGTTCTCGGAGGCGACGAGGATCAGCGAGCCGAGGCCGTCGTTCGAGAGGATCCACTCGGCGACGACGGCGCCGACGACGGCGAGCGTGACGGACTGTTTCACGCCCGCGAACACGTCCGGGAGGGCGTGGGGGAGGCGGACGGCGAGGAAGATCCGAACGGGGTCGGCGTCGACGGAGCGGAGCAAGTCGAGGTGGGACTCGGGGGTGCGATCCAGCCCTGCGGCCGTGCCGACGACGACGGGGAAGAAGACGATCAGGGCGACAAAGAGGATGGCCGTCTCGAAGCCGACGCCGAAGTAGATGAGGAAGATCGGCGCGACGGCGATTTTGGGGAGGACGCGGGCGGCGACGAGGTAGGGGTATATCGCCCGTTCGAGGACGGGCACCGCCCAGACGACGAGGGCGATGGCGAAGCCGGCCCCGATGCCGACGGCGCCGCCGAGCAGTATCTTGCGGAGCGTCGTGACGGCGTTCGTCAGATAGAGGTCGGGATTGCCGGCGAGGCGGGCGGCGACGGCCGTAGGCGAGGGCAGGAGAAAGGGCGGGATGGCGAGGGCGACGGTGAGCGCCCACCAGCCGGCGACGGCGACGACGAGCGCCGAGACGGGGAGGACGATGCCGGGGGCGGGGACCCGTTCCGCGACGCTCATGGGGGTCGCGTGCCGGCCCCGCCCGGTCGTCGCGGCGATTCAGTGGTCGGCCGACGACCCGGACCGACTCCCCGCCTCATGCGTCGTCGTGGAGCGCGCCGCGGACCTCGGCGACCGCGCGGCCGAACGCCTCCGACCCGAACACCGACTCGTCACGGGGCCGCGGGAGGTCGATGTCGAACTCGGCGACGATCCGACCCGGCGCACCAGTGCCCGACGCGGGCGAGGTGGGACCGTCGACGGCGGGGGCGCCGGAGACGACGAGACAGCGGTCGCCGAGGAAGACGGCCTCGGGGACGCTGTGGGTGACGAACACGACGGTCTTGCGGTTCTCGCGCCAGAGGCGGAGGATCTCGACGCCCATCTCGTCGCGAGTGATCTCGTCGAGTTCGCCGAACGGTTCGTCCATGAGCAACACGTCGGCGCCGAGGTGGATGGCGCGGGCGATGGCGACGCGCTGTTTCATGCCGCCGGAGAGTTCGGCGGGGCGGGCGTCCTCGAAGCCGTCGAGACCGGTCGTCGCCAGCAGGTCGCGGGCACCCTCCGAGTCGGGCTCTTTCCCCGCCATCCGGCGGAGGAAGGTGACGTTCTCCAGTGCCGTCTTCCAGGGCAGGAGGGTGTGATCCTGGAAGACGAAGCCGATGCGGGCGTCGGACTGGGCGACTTCGGGCGGGTCGCCGTCGACGCGTACGCGGCCGGTCGTCGGCGACTCCAGCCCGCCGATGGTGCGCAGGAGCGTGGTCTTCCCACAGCCGGAGGGGCCGACGACGGTGACGAACTCGCCGTCGGCGATGTCGACGGAGACGTCGTCGAGGGCGCGAAGGTCACCGTAAGAGACCGAGAGGTTCCGAACGTCGATCATGGGCTCCCGAGGGCCGCGGCCTGTTCGAGGGCGACGCGGAGCCGTTCCCACGTCTCCGGCGAGTGCCACCCCCACCCGTTCTTCTCGACGGCGTCCCCGCCCGCGAAGCGCTCGAACGCCCCGTCGAGTTTGCGGCGCTCGTCCGCGGCGTCGGCGGCGTCGTCCGGGAGGGTGGCGACCGCCGCGGCGGGATCGGCCCGCGCCGCGGTCCAGCCGGCCATCGCGCCTTCGAGGAAGCCCCGAAGCGCGTCGGGACGCTCCCGGAGCGTCTCGGGGCGAACGACGAACGCGGGGCCGGGCACGGGGAAGTGGTCGGCGAGCAACACCGAATCCACGTCGTGGCCGGTGGCCTCCAGTTCCAGCGGGTCGGTGAAGACGCCGGTCGCCACGTCGGCGTCGCCGTCGAGCAACGCCTCGCGCTCCTCGCCGTCCGCGCGGACGACGGTCACGTCGTCGACGACGCCGGCCTGCGCGAGAAAGAGGCGCCCGAGCGCGCCGGTTTCGGAGCCGGCGGGCATCGCGACGCGTCGCCCGCGGACGTCCTCGACGCTCCGGAGCGGCCCGCCGAAGGCGGAACGGGTCGTGTAGAGTGTGACCATCGCGCGCTGGTAGTACAGCGCCAGCGGGACGACGTCCCCGTTCGTGCACGCGCGGAGATACGTCGCGGCGCCGGTGAGCCCCACGTCGACGTCGCCGTCGGCGACGGACGAGAGGGCGGCACGGGAGCCGCGACGACCGGTGAGGGTCACGTCGACGCCGTGATCGGCGTACGCACCGGCGAAGAGTGGCGCGTGGAGACCGTTTGGCTCCCAGTTCAGGCCGACCGCGACGTGGCCGGCGTCGCGGTCGGCAGGAGGCGGGGCCGTCGTATCGCCTGTGGGTCGGGGCCGGGCCGACGACTCGAAGTCGTCGTCGAGCGTCGAGGCGACCGTGGCCGCCTGATCGAGCAACGCATCGGCGTGGAGGGTTCGAACGCGGGCGAGGGTCCGGTCGTGACCGGCGTCGGCCCGCCAGCCCTTCGGCGGCCGACCGGGAGCCTCGCTGTCGACGGTGGTCTCGACGACGAGACCGAGGTCCGTGAGCGTTCCCAGTACGTCGGAGACGCGGCCACGTCCCAGATCGACGCCGACGCGGACGGCGAGACGCGACGCCGCCTCGCCGGAGAAGCGGTCGGACTCCTCGCGGCCGACGAGATAGGCGAGGACCCGCGCCGCCTCGCGGTCGAGACCCGTGGCGAACGCCTCGACCGTCTGCGCGTCCTCGTCGCCGAGGATGGGAAACTCTCGAACTCGCACGTTTCCCCCTTGGCACCGCACGATATATAAACTGCGGGCGGAGCGGGACGATGAAGTTGAATATCGGACATGTGTGGGCGTATGCGTGGGAGTCCCTGACGCAAATTCACCAGCTTTAAGAGATCAAAACCAAAGTTCGTGGCGATGGTCTCAAAGCAGCCGAAGGAGTTCCTGTCGCGCCGGAAGTTCGCAGCCACGTTCAGCGGCGTCGCCCTCGCCGGACTCGCGGGATGTTCCGGGGGGAACGGTGGCGGGGACGGCGACGATGGCGGTAGTGAACCGACGGCAACGGAGACGGCCACGGCGACCGACACGCCCGAACCGACGTCGACGCCGACGTCGACGCCGACGGAGGAAGCGGACGCCACGATTGCAGTGGGGCCGGGCGGCAGCCTCCAGTTCGAACCGGCGAATACGGCGATTTCGCAGGGCGATACGGTCGAGTTCGTCTTCGAGTCCGGCGGCCACAACGTGTCGGGGCATCCGGACGCACACTCGGACGTGTCGCTCCCCGAGGGCGCCGAACCGTTCGCGAGCTACGACATCTCCGGCGACGACATCAACCACCTCTCGCTCAACGAGGCCGGCACCACCTACCGACACACTTTCGAGACGACCGGTCAGTACACCTACGTCTGTGTCCCCCACGCCGCGTCAGGTATGATCGGTCAGCTGACTGTCCGATAACCCGAACAAATTCGACAACGGCGGTTAGACGCCCCCATCCTCGCGCCTACGGCGGTCTTCTGATAAATCCTTATATAATCTTCTTTAATTTACCCCTTCAATTGTGAAATATATCACAAAGTTAAATATAGACAATTCCTACGCTATTGTTGGAGTGGTATGGCATGTCGCAATATGTAAACGACGGAATGCCCGAGATCGGCCAAGAGGATCGTCGACAGTTCCTCAAGGTCGTCGGGCTCACCGGCGCAGTGGCAGCAGGCAGCGAGTTCACCCTGAGCGATCTCAGGGGCGAAGTAGAAGGGGAGACGGCGGGGGAACTCGCCGCGATGGGCGAATCGATCCGCTCGGACC
This window of the Haloplanus rubicundus genome carries:
- a CDS encoding ABC transporter ATP-binding protein → MIDVRNLSVSYGDLRALDDVSVDIADGEFVTVVGPSGCGKTTLLRTIGGLESPTTGRVRVDGDPPEVAQSDARIGFVFQDHTLLPWKTALENVTFLRRMAGKEPDSEGARDLLATTGLDGFEDARPAELSGGMKQRVAIARAIHLGADVLLMDEPFGELDEITRDEMGVEILRLWRENRKTVVFVTHSVPEAVFLGDRCLVVSGAPAVDGPTSPASGTGAPGRIVAEFDIDLPRPRDESVFGSEAFGRAVAEVRGALHDDA
- a CDS encoding ABC transporter substrate-binding protein, which produces MRVREFPILGDEDAQTVEAFATGLDREAARVLAYLVGREESDRFSGEAASRLAVRVGVDLGRGRVSDVLGTLTDLGLVVETTVDSEAPGRPPKGWRADAGHDRTLARVRTLHADALLDQAATVASTLDDDFESSARPRPTGDTTAPPPADRDAGHVAVGLNWEPNGLHAPLFAGAYADHGVDVTLTGRRGSRAALSSVADGDVDVGLTGAATYLRACTNGDVVPLALYYQRAMVTLYTTRSAFGGPLRSVEDVRGRRVAMPAGSETGALGRLFLAQAGVVDDVTVVRADGEEREALLDGDADVATGVFTDPLELEATGHDVDSVLLADHFPVPGPAFVVRPETLRERPDALRGFLEGAMAGWTAARADPAAAVATLPDDAADAADERRKLDGAFERFAGGDAVEKNGWGWHSPETWERLRVALEQAAALGSP
- a CDS encoding plastocyanin/azurin family copper-binding protein, whose amino-acid sequence is MVSKQPKEFLSRRKFAATFSGVALAGLAGCSGGNGGGDGDDGGSEPTATETATATDTPEPTSTPTSTPTEEADATIAVGPGGSLQFEPANTAISQGDTVEFVFESGGHNVSGHPDAHSDVSLPEGAEPFASYDISGDDINHLSLNEAGTTYRHTFETTGQYTYVCVPHAASGMIGQLTVR
- a CDS encoding ABC transporter permease, which produces MSVAERVPAPGIVLPVSALVVAVAGWWALTVALAIPPFLLPSPTAVAARLAGNPDLYLTNAVTTLRKILLGGAVGIGAGFAIALVVWAVPVLERAIYPYLVAARVLPKIAVAPIFLIYFGVGFETAILFVALIVFFPVVVGTAAGLDRTPESHLDLLRSVDADPVRIFLAVRLPHALPDVFAGVKQSVTLAVVGAVVAEWILSNDGLGSLILVASENVQVDVMLAALAVLLCMGLVLYGGVILCYRAVAWQ
- a CDS encoding ABC transporter permease — translated: MATTDRHPPTVEMPAVSRGTVRSVVGRVWPPVAVAAVVVACWQWFVTATGVPPVILPGPGDVAAAGLAARGTLLAAAATTALTAGIGLVGGVVVGLALAFAMVGSRTAAAVAHPYLIALRIAPLIAIAPLVFLWIGDGVLARATLVTTMTVFPVAIASLDGLRSVPEEYTDLARSVRAPPARVFLRVRVPAAAPSVFAGIKLAAALAVVGTVVAEFLTLQSGLGYQLFDSAEYLRTATTFAALFVLTALGLGFYLVPAAVQRRLDWYSSD